The Bradysia coprophila strain Holo2 chromosome II, BU_Bcop_v1, whole genome shotgun sequence genome has a segment encoding these proteins:
- the LOC119083669 gene encoding protein-cysteine N-palmitoyltransferase Rasp translates to MYLPKPEIAVYLIVYVLFLLYGIYQIYMLSDVISSKSKYIGFTNGWKLLGRKRDDLDFEWESWKYFVWDNCLWFSFHLILTETVRWIAPKFVSRAHMGIGACFILVHFNLKVLTILLAKTFSFILLMHFNRKRVVWLCATFWLLVIILFKYWEQHDQIGKLLDLNESQCYELVIILSWNVLKSISFSVDYISNKNKQTTDVFGLVNIYGYVLYFPNLLLGPFIIFGRYNGMMNNAPMWNGKNAIARLMRLIVDLSRACFWLLFTDFALHFIYLGNLQHNTDVVKILSPWSLYTFGYLMGQFFHNKYVVFYGLPMAIARYENIDAPGLPKCIGRIHLYSNMWKYFDQGLYEFLFYYIYTSLCQKTSPVYRKVFASFVTFAFIYLWHGVYQFVFIWAMMNFVCLQLEQLGRYMGRTQRDRFERHFSPSNRHRIKAVLGTQIFIPAVISNFYFFAGVDVGNVFVKRTYLTGNCGTYVSLSFCSYCIYHVSEVIERWEIERRREKTLKIG, encoded by the exons ATGTATTTACCGAAACCGGAAATTGCAGTGTATTTGattgtttatgttttgtttctgttATATGGCATTTATCAGATTTACATGCTATCGGATG TTATTTCCAGTAAATCAAAGTACATTGGCTTTACGAACGGTTGGAAATTGCTAGGCCGTAAGAGAGACGACCTGGACTTTGAGTGGGAATCATGGAAGTATTTTGTTTGGGACAATTGCCTATGGTTCAGTTTCCATTTGATATTGACGGAAACGGTACGATGGATTGCGCCGAAG TTTGTATCCAGAGCTCATATGGGCATCGGTGCTTGTTTCATTCTCGTACATTTTAATCTGAAGGTTCTAACGATTCTTTTGGCGAAAACATTCTCCTTCATTCTGCTGATGCATTTCAATCGAAAACGCGTTGTCTGGTTGTGTGCAACATTTTGGCTGCTTGTGATCATCCTATTTAAGTACTGGGAGCAACACGATCAAATAGGAAAATTGCTCGATTTAAATGAGTCCCAGTGTTACGAGCTCGTTATCATCCTATCGTGGAACGTTTTGAAGTCAATCAGCTTTTCAGTCGACTACATCAGCAACAAGAATAAACAAACCACAGATGTGTTCGGTTTGGTCAATATTTATGGATATGTCCTATACTTTCCGAATCTATTACTCGGACCATTTATAATATTCGGTCGGTACAACGGAATGATGAACAATGCTCCGATGTGGAATGGTAAAAACGCCATCGCCAGATTGATGCGACTGATCGTTGACTTGAGCAGGGCATGTTTTTGGCTACTATTCACCGATTTCGCTTTACACTTCATCTATCTGGGTAATCTTCAGCATAATACTGAC GTCGTGAAAATCTTGAGCCCTTGGTCCCTGTACACATTCGGTTACTTGATGGGTCAATTTTTCCACAACAAGTACGTGGTCTTTTACGGCCTACCGATGGCGATCGCAAGGTACGAAAACATAGATGCGCCGGGACTGCCGAAATGTATCGGAAGGATACATTTGTATTCGAACATGTGGAAGTATTTCGATCAGGGACTGTACGAGTTTCTGTTCTA ttACATATACACATCACTCTGCCAGAAGACATCACCTGTGTACCGAAAAGTATTCGCTAGTTTTGTAACATTCGCATTCATCTACCTCTGGCACGGTGTCTACCAATTTGTGTTCATCTGGGCGATGATGAATTTCGTGTGCCTGCAATTGGAACAACTGGGACGGTACATGGGCCGAACGCAACGGGATCGATTTGAACGACACTTTAGTCCATCGAATCGGCATCGAATCAAAGCAGTGCTCGGTACGCAGATATTCATTCCGGCGGTGATAtcgaatttctattttttcgcTGGCGTTGATGTGGGGAATGTGTTTGTGAAACGGACATATTTGACGGGAAATTGTGGCACTTATGTTAGCTTAAGTTTCTGTTCCTATTGCATCTATCATGTGTCGGAAGTGATTGAACGATGGGAAATTGAAAGGCGACgagaaaaaacattaaaaattggcTAG
- the LOC119083410 gene encoding uncharacterized protein LOC119083410 gives MLSRLIEESKRTTLLVIKLDSEILDYFVRSHNLQLTVIVHDLKTPLNLEERKIDVSILHCGSFVEFEKFFVQIQPELFLYDGHFIIIYDVIDAQELESVFSTFWKAYIYNVNVLVASPNSSNLVSLFTYKPFSNGSCNNTNPIRVNQFDKTIMNWTTNEFFPKKFKQLNRCPLRFGCYENSPGVLVNNSESGLNRFTGMNIDFCVMFSGILNFTLNIFEYEKATGVIYPNKTATAMLKRVIENEIDFIFGSLQRTRVEAMSATRIVHSDKLILVVPPPFLIDPMTKIFLPFTFASWISIGAVALLACSIVKLLEFTPKVVHDYVIGSNVKGSVLNVFNVFLGGTQKILPRSNFPRFLLAKFLIFTLIMRSLYQGEVFDILKRDVRTVELTTIDEFIEHKFTFYIYQSLAMRLEGSKIMQRFDENLHIKST, from the coding sequence ATGCTTTCTAGACTAATTGAAGAAAGCAAGAGAACGACATTGCTTGTAATTAAGTTGGAcagtgaaattctggattaTTTTGTTAGATCTCACAATCTACAATTAACAGTGATAGTGCACGACCTGAAGACACCATTGAATTTGGAGGAACGTAAAATCGACGTATCAATTTTGCATTGCGGAAGTTTCGTTGAATTTGAGAAGTTTTTTGTCCAAATCCAACCGGAACTCTTCTTGTACGACGGacattttattatcatttATGATGTGATTGATGCACAAGAACTTGAAAGTGTGTTCTCAACATTCTGGAAAGCATACATCTACAACGTAAATGTTCTGGTTGCCAGTCCGAATTCGTCAAACTTGGTGTCGCTTTTCACTTACAAACCTTTTTCCAATGGATCGTGCAACAACACAAATCCCATTCGGGTCAATCAATTCGATAAAACCATAATGAATTGGACAACAAACGAAttttttccgaaaaagtttAAGCAACTGAATCGTTGTCCGCTACGGTTCGGATGCTATGAGAACAGTCCCGGCGTTTTAGTTAATAACAGTGAGAGTGGATTGAACAGATTTACCGGAATGAATATCGATTTCTGTGTAATGTTCAGCGGTATATTGAACTttactttaaacattttcgagTACGAAAAGGCTACCGGTGTAATTTACCCGAACAAAACCGCAACGGCGATGCTTAAGAGAGTGATAGAGAATgagattgattttattttcggatCATTGCAACGAACGAGAGTCGAAGCGATGAGCGCTACCCGAATCGTTCATTCCGATAAACTTATTCTCGTTGTGCCACCGCCGTTTTTGATTGATCCgatgacgaaaatatttcttccatTCACGTTCGCTTCGTGGATATCAATCGGAGCGGTTGCATTGCTAGCGTGTTCCATTGTGAAACTGTTGGAATTTACGCCGAAGGTCGTTCATGACTATGTGATTGGTAGTAATGTAAAGGGCAGCGTGTTAAATGTGTTCAACGTTTTCCTGGGTGGAACGCAAAAAATCTTACCGCGGAGTAACTTTCCTCGATTTCTGCTGGCCAAGTTTTTGATCTTTACGCTGATCATGAGAAGTTTGTATCAGGGAGAAGTGTTTGATATACTGAAAAGGGACGTGAGGACGGTGGAACTGACAACGATTGACGAATTTATCGAACATAAGTTCACCTTCTACATTTATCAATCATTGGCCATGAGACTGGAAGGATCGAAAATTATGCAGAGGTTCGATGAAAATCTCCATATCAAATCGACCTAA